The Candidatus Paceibacterota bacterium genome includes the window GCCGAGATAACCGCGTCGGTAAATGTATGCCAGCCGTACTCTGCGTGTGAGTTTGCCTCGCCACTGCGTACAGAGAGCGACGCATTGAGGAGTAGTACTCCTTGTTTCTCCCAGCGGGTGAGATTCGGGTCTTTGTTGCAGTCTTTGTGGTATTCAGACTCGATTTCTTTAAATATATTTTGAAGCGAGGGTGGCACTCGGTTCTCAGAGTGAGTCGAGAACGCGAGGCCGTCGGCAACGCCCGGTGTGTGGTATGGGTCTTGCCCGAGGATAACGACGCGGACATCTTGCGGTTCGCAGAGCTCAAACGCGCGAAAGACTTGCTGAGGAGGAGGGAAGACCGAGCGCGCAAGATACTCCTCGCGCACCTTCTCGGCAAGCTCTGTAAAATATGGCTTATCAAACTCGTGAGCAATAAGCCTTTTCCACTCGTCTGGCACATGCACGTTTTCAGACCCTGTCATATTATCTCAAGTGTAGCAGTGGTGTATAATGAAATCTACTATGTGGGCTATTTACGCATTTATCTCGGCTATTACCGCGGCACTTGTCGCAATCTTTGCAAAGATGGGGCTTAAGGACATTGATTCGACGCTCGCAACAACCGTGCGCGCGATCATCATGGCGGGGTTCCTTATCATTGTGAGTTTCTTTTTAAAAAAATTCGACGGATTCTCACTCACAAGCTTTGGTGGAAAAGAATGGCTCTTAATATTCCTCGCAGGTATTGCGGGTGCGCTTTCGTGGCTCTTTTACTTTCTCGCACTTAAGACAGGGACGGCAAGCGGCGTCGTAGCAATCGACCGTATGAGCATTGTCTTCGTGGTGATCCTTGCTGCACTTTTCCTCGGTGAAGGATTCGGCTGGAAGGCGGTCATTGGCGCACTCCTTATGACAGGTGGCGCAATATTGATAACACTCCGATAGGAGGGTGGTTACGAGAGTATTTCGCGGAGCTTTTCTTCGTCAATCCTTGGACCGATTCCGGCAAAGTGGTAATGCTCCGGCTTGAGGAGTTCCTTCGCAAGCATATGAACATCTTCAGTGGTAACCGCCGCCACGCTCTCTTTTAATTGCTCAAACGAACCGTCTTCTTTGTCGAGAAGTCTCTTTTGTGCAAAATGGAGCGCAACTTCCTCGGTATCTTCTGTTTTGAGGTCAAGTTTCCCGTTTATGTATGACCGGGCTTTCTTCAGCTCAGCGGTACTTATGCCGTCTTTGGCAATACGATTATACTCTTCACGAATGGCACGAGCAGCAGGAAGCACTTGGTCAAGACGCACACCGGCGCGCGTGGTAAGAAGTCCGGTGTCGGTGAACCCCTCGGCCTGGGTGTGTATTGAGTAGCAAAGACCTTTCTCTTCACGGATTGTCTGGAACATACGCGATGACATATTGCCACCAAGGATTGTGGCGAGCACCTTAAGGGTCGGGAACCGCTCATCGCCTCTGGGGACCGCACGGACGCCAAAGTTTATATGATACTGCTCGGTTTGTTTTTCTCGGATGGCGTATTTTTCTGTTGCGAGTTCATGGTCAAAAGGGGGCTCGTGTTTTGTTTGTGTTGTGTCATTGAAATGGAAATATCTCTCTAATTCGTCGAGATCTTTTTGTGTAACTGCCCCAGCGAGTGTGATTACGATATTTTCAGGGACATAGAGTCCATTACGAAATGAAAGAAAGTCCTCCCGCTTCACTGACGTGATCACCTCCCGGGTGCCAATCTCGTCACGGCCAAGCGGCTGATCACCAAAGAGAACTCGCTCAAAGTCCCAAGCGACTTGGTAGATTGGCATATCGAGATACATCGCCATCTCTTCAAGGATAACCCCGCGTTCTTTCTCTATTTCTTCTTCTGGAAACCGCGCATTAAGAAGCATGTCACTTAAGACTGAGAGCGCGGTTTTTTGATGCTCCTTACTCGCCTTAACATAATACCCAGCGACTTCCTTTGCGGTAAACGCGTTGAATTCGCCACCAACCTCGTCAATCGCTTCGCTCACTTCCTTTGGGGTTTTATACTTTTCACCGCCTTTGAAAAACATATGCTCAAGAAAATGAGCGATCCCGGCATTCGAGAGGTCTTCATATCGTGATCCGGCGCCAGCGAGAATAAGAGCAGTGACGACATTTGTTCCGGGCATTTCTACCACTTGTAGCGTCAGACCGTTATCTAGTTTTCTCGTATGTAGTCTCATAACCATCACATAGTATCACACCACCATCTGCTTACACACCTCGGGTCAGTTTAACGCTGAAATGTAGTGTGATATACTCGAAAGCAATATGAATCTACTTTTTTGGGGACTCACTATAGGAATTATCGGTAAAGTCATTCTCGGTTTTACGGTTATGAGTGTGCACTGGAAGATTGTGAAAGAACACAAGATAGACAAAGCGGTACTTACCGAGATGCGGCGGGAGCGCAACCTTGCTCTTCTCGGTATTATTTTTATGCTCGTAGGATACATTTTGGAGCTGCTATTCTATGAATTCATCTGAGATACGACAAAAATACCTAGACTTCTTTAACGAGCGCGGGCACGCGGTTATCCCGTCTTCTTCACTGCGTCCGGAGAATGACCCCACCACCCTCTTTACCGGCTCAGGGATGCAGCCCTTGTTGCCATATTTTCTCGGAGAGGAACACTCAAAGGGCACACGAGTCGTTAACTCACAGAAATGTTTTCGTGCTGAGGATATCGAGGAAGTGGGCGACAATCGCCATACCACTTTCTTTGAGATGCTCGGCAACTGGTCTTTTGGTGACTATTTCAAAAAGGAGCAACTCCCGTGGGTGTTTGGTTTTCTCACCGACGTCGTTGGGCTTAACCCACAAAAGCTCTATGTAACCGCATTCCTCGGAGATGAGGTGCTTGGTATTCCGAAGGATACTGAATCGGCAGATATCTGGAAGGAGCTCTTCAAAGGAAAGGGAATTAACGCAAGAGATGCCGAGATTGGTTCGGAAGAAGATGGTGGTAAGCGCGGCATGAAGGAAGGCGAGCGCATTTTCTACTACGATTCTTCTAAAAACTGGTGGAGTAGAGCAGGGAAGCCAGAGAATATGCCCGCGGGTGAACCGGGTGGCCCAGACTCGGAGGTCTTTTATGAATTCACTGACATCGAGCATGACTCCAGATTTGGTGAGCACTGTCACCCGAACTGTGACTGCGGGCGCTTTATGGAGATCGGCAACTCGGTGTTTATGGAGTACCTCAAGAAAGAAGATGGTTCATTTGAACCGCTTGCGCAGAAGAACGTCGACTTCGGTGGGGGGCTTGAGCGTATTGCCGCGGCAGCAAATGATGACGCGGATATGTTTAAAATTGATTCACTGAGAGGTATCATCTCTGAGATTGAAAAGGTTTCCGGTAAGTCATATTCAGAAGAACAATACCGGGAAGATTTTCGGGTTATAGCAGACCATATGCGCGCCGCAGTATTTATGATTGACGACGGAGTATTCCCTTCAAACACTGAACAAGGGTACTTTGTTCGGCGGCTTATACGACGCTCGGTAATGAAGGTGCGCTCACTTAACTTAGCAGAATCCTTTCCGCTCGGAACCG containing:
- the ung gene encoding uracil-DNA glycosylase, which produces MTGSENVHVPDEWKRLIAHEFDKPYFTELAEKVREEYLARSVFPPPQQVFRAFELCEPQDVRVVILGQDPYHTPGVADGLAFSTHSENRVPPSLQNIFKEIESEYHKDCNKDPNLTRWEKQGVLLLNASLSVRSGEANSHAEYGWHTFTDAVISALSENYEHIVFLLWGAFAGQKQWLIDGTKHLVLTSPHPSPLSAHRGFFGNNHFTLSNEYLKKYGRGKIDWCS
- a CDS encoding insulinase family protein; amino-acid sequence: MRLHTRKLDNGLTLQVVEMPGTNVVTALILAGAGSRYEDLSNAGIAHFLEHMFFKGGEKYKTPKEVSEAIDEVGGEFNAFTAKEVAGYYVKASKEHQKTALSVLSDMLLNARFPEEEIEKERGVILEEMAMYLDMPIYQVAWDFERVLFGDQPLGRDEIGTREVITSVKREDFLSFRNGLYVPENIVITLAGAVTQKDLDELERYFHFNDTTQTKHEPPFDHELATEKYAIREKQTEQYHINFGVRAVPRGDERFPTLKVLATILGGNMSSRMFQTIREEKGLCYSIHTQAEGFTDTGLLTTRAGVRLDQVLPAARAIREEYNRIAKDGISTAELKKARSYINGKLDLKTEDTEEVALHFAQKRLLDKEDGSFEQLKESVAAVTTEDVHMLAKELLKPEHYHFAGIGPRIDEEKLREILS
- a CDS encoding alanine--tRNA ligase codes for the protein MNSSEIRQKYLDFFNERGHAVIPSSSLRPENDPTTLFTGSGMQPLLPYFLGEEHSKGTRVVNSQKCFRAEDIEEVGDNRHTTFFEMLGNWSFGDYFKKEQLPWVFGFLTDVVGLNPQKLYVTAFLGDEVLGIPKDTESADIWKELFKGKGINARDAEIGSEEDGGKRGMKEGERIFYYDSSKNWWSRAGKPENMPAGEPGGPDSEVFYEFTDIEHDSRFGEHCHPNCDCGRFMEIGNSVFMEYLKKEDGSFEPLAQKNVDFGGGLERIAAAANDDADMFKIDSLRGIISEIEKVSGKSYSEEQYREDFRVIADHMRAAVFMIDDGVFPSNTEQGYFVRRLIRRSVMKVRSLNLAESFPLGTVAHIVAEVYKDFYPALKEKADIIDKTITEEETRFNLTLEKGMKEFEKLSSSDISGHDAFVLFTTYGFPLELTEELAVEKGISVEKAAFDEEMERHQELSRAGSEQKFKGGLADQSQKTVEYHTATHLLLAGLRKELGDNVHQAGSNITSERLRFDFTHPEKVDRETLDRIEGFVNSAIKAGAHVETETMKKEDAESDPTVEGSFWEKYPDEVKVYTIRDDNGIVYSRELCGGPHVENTATIRGVFKIVKESSSSAGVRRIKAVLEED
- a CDS encoding EamA family transporter, which translates into the protein MWAIYAFISAITAALVAIFAKMGLKDIDSTLATTVRAIIMAGFLIIVSFFLKKFDGFSLTSFGGKEWLLIFLAGIAGALSWLFYFLALKTGTASGVVAIDRMSIVFVVILAALFLGEGFGWKAVIGALLMTGGAILITLR